The proteins below come from a single Ictidomys tridecemlineatus isolate mIctTri1 chromosome 8, mIctTri1.hap1, whole genome shotgun sequence genomic window:
- the LOC101957991 gene encoding LOW QUALITY PROTEIN: HLA class II histocompatibility antigen, DQ alpha 2 chain-like (The sequence of the model RefSeq protein was modified relative to this genomic sequence to represent the inferred CDS: inserted 1 base in 1 codon): MKKALILGAFTLLAIQSPCGGEDIVVDHVGTYGTNIYQTYGDYGQFTYEFDKDELFYLDMGKKETVWRQPEFSNFITIELQXALRNLVVVKNILDILIKNSNFTPATNEIPEVAVFPKSPVTLGIPNTLLCLVGNIFPPVINITWFCNGHLVPEGIAKTIFYPKSDHSFLKFSYLTFVPSTEDFYDCKVEHWDLEEPLLKHWEPELPTPKSELTETVVCALGLPLDLMGVVIGTILIIQVLHSCGTYSQHRTSGVIT; encoded by the exons TTGACCATGTTGGCACTTATGGCACAAATATCTACCAGACATATGGTGACTATGGCCAGTTTACATACGAATTTGATAAAGATGAGCTGTTCTACTTAGACATGGGAAAAAAGGAGACTGTGTGGAGGCAGCCTGAGTTTAGCAATTTCATAACAATTGAACTTC AAGCCCTGAGAAACCTTGTTGTGGTCAAAAATATTCTGGACATTTTGATTAAAAACTCCAACTTTACACCTGCCACCAATG aaatccCTGAAGTGGCTGTGTTCCCCAAATCCCCTGTGACCCTGGGCATTCCCAACACCCTCCTCTGTCTAGTGGGTAACATCTTTCCTCCTGTGATCAATATCACTTGGTTTTGCAATGGACATTTAGTTCCAGAAGGTATTGCTAAGACCATCTTCTATCCCAAGAGTGACCATTCCTTCCTCAAGTTCAGTTATCTCACTTTTGTCCCCTCCACTGAGGATTTCTATGACTGCAAGGTGGAACACTGGGACCTAGAAGAGCCGCTCCTCAAGCACTGGG AACCTGAGCTTCCAACCCCTAAGTCAGAGCTGACAGAGACTGTGGTCTGTGCTCTGGGGTTGCCTCTGGACCTCATGGGTGTTGTGATAGGCACCATCCTCATCATCCAAGTCCTGCACTCCTGTGGAACTTACAGCCAACATAGGACCTCAGGTGTGATAACATAG